A portion of the Candidatus Pristimantibacillus lignocellulolyticus genome contains these proteins:
- a CDS encoding 3-hydroxyacyl-CoA dehydrogenase NAD-binding domain-containing protein has translation MSSSIVNNEKIGQNIRKVAVIGSGVMGAGIAAHMANSGYSVWLLDIVPTTLTTDEQLQGLSLQSSSVRNRLANAAIGAMVRQKPAPLYDNSFVKNITAGNLSDHAKQLSEVDWIVEAVVERLDIKQQVFTLIDQTRRVGTLVSTNTSGLSAHQMVEHCSKDMREHFAVTHFFNPPRYMNLVEVVPTSDTLPQVVDTLHYLCEQKLGKGVVRAKDTPNFIANRIGTYGMLVTLQSTAQFGLTIDEVDALTGIAMGRPKTATYRMLDLVGLDTLLHVVDNVHSRSSDEQEKKVFTKPPILESLVKRGALGQKSGEGFYRKSKAPTGKSIVESLQLDSLTYDIAEPIESPVIEAAKKGKGAAGKVNALLHAYPDHVHALFAWSTIKPILLYSAKLLGEISDSIVDIDKAMKLGFNWELGPFELWDAIGVQASVARMKEEGENIPLWVETWISNGLTHFYKQDAGYTWYVHQQQFEQLEEDPNVISLSKCKERGATIWSNSGASLIDIGDDVVTLEFHSKSNAIGSEVLSAIRYASNEVSRNWRGLVLANEGKNFCVGANIMLLLMEAQNEEWDEVEDIIRFFQQSMLQLKRLDRPVVAAPHRMTLGGGVEACLPADVIIASPETYYGLVETGVGLIPAGGGSKEAAIFAMNRAAAGAGPNGISERKLLAGDLQPHLNHMFETIAMAKTSTSGHEIARLGFARPQDRVIMRQENRISEAKKEVLRLDRAGYEAPKEQLVTVAGREGKAVLKLAIQSMKLGKYISSHDELIATKLAHILSGGDLSSGAIVSEQYLLDLECEAFLSLCGEAKTQARMSHMLKTGKPLRN, from the coding sequence ATGAGTTCATCCATTGTGAACAATGAGAAAATAGGTCAGAACATTCGCAAAGTAGCTGTAATCGGTTCAGGAGTTATGGGAGCTGGAATTGCTGCACACATGGCAAATAGCGGTTATTCGGTATGGTTATTGGATATTGTACCAACTACGTTAACAACAGATGAGCAACTACAAGGTTTGTCTTTACAATCTTCATCGGTACGTAATCGACTTGCTAATGCAGCGATTGGAGCTATGGTGAGACAAAAGCCTGCACCGCTCTATGACAATAGTTTTGTCAAAAATATTACAGCTGGTAATTTAAGTGATCATGCGAAGCAGTTAAGTGAAGTAGATTGGATTGTTGAAGCAGTAGTGGAACGACTTGATATTAAGCAACAAGTATTTACGCTTATCGATCAAACAAGACGAGTAGGCACACTTGTCAGTACAAATACATCAGGATTATCCGCTCATCAAATGGTTGAGCATTGTAGCAAAGATATGCGTGAACACTTTGCTGTGACGCATTTCTTCAATCCACCTCGTTATATGAATCTCGTAGAAGTGGTCCCGACCTCAGATACATTACCTCAAGTTGTAGATACTCTTCATTACTTATGTGAACAAAAGCTTGGTAAAGGAGTTGTACGTGCGAAAGATACCCCTAACTTTATTGCTAATCGCATAGGTACATATGGCATGCTCGTTACATTACAGTCAACAGCGCAATTTGGATTAACGATAGATGAAGTAGATGCACTAACTGGTATCGCGATGGGTCGCCCGAAGACTGCAACCTATCGGATGCTTGATCTTGTTGGTCTAGATACATTATTACATGTTGTAGATAACGTACACAGTCGAAGTAGTGATGAACAAGAGAAAAAAGTATTCACGAAGCCACCAATATTAGAGTCACTTGTTAAGAGAGGTGCTCTCGGTCAAAAGAGTGGTGAAGGTTTTTATCGCAAATCCAAAGCACCAACAGGCAAAAGCATTGTAGAATCACTGCAGCTAGATTCACTCACCTATGATATAGCAGAACCGATCGAGTCACCAGTAATCGAAGCAGCGAAGAAAGGTAAAGGTGCAGCAGGTAAAGTAAATGCTCTACTCCATGCTTACCCAGATCATGTTCATGCTCTTTTTGCGTGGAGTACAATAAAGCCCATTCTACTTTATTCCGCCAAATTATTAGGAGAAATTTCTGATTCTATTGTAGATATCGACAAGGCTATGAAGCTTGGTTTCAACTGGGAACTAGGTCCTTTTGAATTGTGGGATGCTATTGGAGTGCAAGCCTCAGTAGCACGTATGAAGGAGGAAGGCGAGAATATTCCACTATGGGTAGAAACATGGATCTCTAATGGTCTTACTCATTTCTACAAGCAGGATGCGGGCTATACCTGGTATGTTCATCAACAACAATTTGAGCAATTAGAGGAAGATCCTAATGTAATTTCACTTAGTAAGTGTAAGGAACGCGGAGCAACCATCTGGAGCAATTCTGGTGCAAGTCTTATCGACATTGGCGATGATGTTGTCACACTAGAATTTCACTCTAAAAGTAATGCGATTGGATCGGAAGTATTGAGTGCGATTCGCTATGCTAGCAATGAAGTATCTCGTAATTGGCGTGGGCTCGTACTTGCCAATGAAGGTAAAAACTTCTGTGTGGGCGCTAATATTATGCTACTACTTATGGAAGCTCAGAATGAAGAGTGGGATGAAGTAGAAGACATTATTCGTTTCTTCCAGCAAAGTATGCTCCAGTTGAAACGACTAGATCGACCAGTTGTTGCTGCTCCGCATCGTATGACATTGGGTGGAGGAGTAGAAGCTTGCTTGCCAGCAGATGTCATTATTGCTTCTCCTGAAACTTACTATGGGCTAGTAGAGACAGGAGTAGGCTTAATACCTGCAGGTGGTGGTAGCAAAGAAGCAGCGATATTTGCAATGAATCGAGCTGCAGCGGGAGCAGGACCTAATGGAATTAGCGAGCGAAAGTTACTGGCTGGAGACTTACAGCCTCATCTTAATCATATGTTTGAAACGATTGCTATGGCCAAGACATCCACAAGTGGTCATGAGATTGCTCGGTTAGGCTTTGCAAGACCACAGGATCGTGTCATTATGCGTCAGGAAAATCGAATTTCAGAAGCAAAAAAAGAAGTATTAAGACTAGATCGTGCAGGCTATGAAGCTCCGAAGGAACAGTTAGTAACAGTAGCAGGCAGGGAAGGTAAAGCAGTATTAAAACTTGCGATTCAGTCGATGAAGCTAGGTAAATACATTAGTAGCCACGATGAATTAATAGCTACTAAGTTAGCCCATATATTAAGTGGTGGCGATCTTTCATCTGGTGCGATTGTAAGTGAACAGTACTTACTCGATCTGGAATGCGAAGCATTCTTGAGTTTATGTGGTGAAGCGAAAACGCAGGCAAGAATGAGCCATATGTTAAAGACAGGTAAGCCACTTCGCAATTAA
- a CDS encoding acetyl-CoA C-acyltransferase, with product MPSKYFEDQDTDAVIVAAVRTAVGKAHKGSLSDTRAEDLGKSVIQGLLDTVPTLSKSLIDDVIIGCAMPEGEQGLNMARIIALHAGLEQSTPAVTVNRFCASGLQAIAYAAERIKLGEAEVILAGGVESMSHVPMTGFRLSPHPDIVDRIPEVYMGMGHTAEEVARRYGVSREDQDEFATGSHQKAAWAIASGAFEDEIVPIEITRSVRNEKGEYRDKNYEFKLDEGVRATTSPQGLAALKPSFTIGGSVTAGNSSQMSDGAAAVLVMSRSKANELELKPLATFRHYAVAGVAPEVMGIGPIAAIPKLLEKAKVTIEDIDLFELNEAFAAQCIPIIRELSIPIERVNVNGGAIALGHPLGCTGTKLSVTLIHELARRGGGLGLVTMCVGGGMGAAGLLEVYSN from the coding sequence ATGCCAAGCAAATATTTCGAGGATCAGGATACAGATGCGGTTATAGTGGCTGCAGTAAGGACGGCAGTTGGGAAAGCGCACAAAGGAAGTCTATCCGATACACGAGCCGAAGATCTGGGGAAAAGTGTTATCCAGGGGTTGCTTGATACAGTTCCGACCTTATCAAAGTCATTAATTGACGATGTCATCATTGGCTGTGCAATGCCGGAAGGTGAGCAAGGTTTGAATATGGCAAGAATTATAGCTCTTCATGCAGGTTTAGAACAATCTACACCTGCGGTAACAGTGAATCGATTTTGTGCTTCTGGCTTACAGGCTATTGCGTATGCCGCTGAGCGGATTAAGCTTGGCGAAGCAGAAGTTATATTGGCAGGTGGCGTAGAAAGCATGAGCCATGTGCCAATGACAGGATTTAGATTATCTCCGCATCCAGATATCGTTGATCGTATTCCTGAAGTGTACATGGGAATGGGGCATACAGCAGAAGAAGTAGCTCGAAGGTATGGGGTAAGTAGAGAAGATCAAGATGAATTTGCTACTGGTAGTCATCAGAAAGCGGCTTGGGCGATTGCTTCAGGTGCATTTGAAGATGAGATTGTACCGATCGAGATAACGCGATCCGTTCGTAATGAAAAGGGTGAATATCGCGATAAAAATTATGAATTCAAGCTCGATGAAGGCGTTCGAGCAACGACATCTCCTCAAGGATTAGCAGCATTGAAACCATCGTTCACCATTGGCGGATCAGTTACGGCAGGGAATTCTTCGCAAATGAGTGATGGTGCAGCTGCTGTATTAGTGATGAGTAGAAGTAAAGCAAATGAATTAGAACTGAAACCATTAGCAACTTTTCGTCACTATGCAGTAGCGGGTGTAGCACCAGAAGTGATGGGGATTGGTCCAATTGCAGCGATACCAAAACTACTGGAAAAGGCTAAAGTGACGATTGAAGATATTGATCTATTCGAGCTGAATGAAGCATTTGCTGCACAATGCATTCCGATTATTCGGGAATTATCTATTCCGATTGAAAGGGTAAATGTGAACGGGGGAGCTATTGCGCTCGGTCACCCGCTTGGTTGTACAGGGACGAAGCTGAGTGTAACTCTCATACATGAATTAGCACGTCGTGGAGGTGGCTTGGGTTTAGTCACAATGTGTGTCGGAGGGGGAATGGGGGCAGCTGGGTTGCTCGAAGTTTACTCCAACTGA
- a CDS encoding acyl-CoA dehydrogenase family protein gives MSTTKATSFGGRFVIENSDPMLTTIPEDFTSEQRMMSEAAQQYMDAEITPNDVEIEALNYELTVQLMRIAGEQGLLGADIPEQYGGLGLDKVSTTLLAETLAKSSSFALSVGAHTGIGTLPIVFFGTTAQKEKYLPLLATGEKIAAYCLTEPASGSDALGAKTNAKLSEDGKHYVLNGSKIFITNAGFADVFIVYAKIDNEHFTAFIVEREMEGFSIGPEEHKMGIKGSSTCPLYFEDVHVPVENVLGEIGKGHLIAFNILNIGRFKLGAACLGTAKEAIQLAASYANVRKQFNQPISSYPLIGAKLADMNIATFVTESMVYRIAGWMDAMLSEIDQTSSHVATDSGKLAAKAIGEYAMEYSMIKVFASEALDFVSDEAVQIHGGYGFIKEYKVERIYRDSRINRIFEGTNEINRLLIPGTLIKKAMKNELPLLDKIQELQAQLLEPQTPPQLEGNLSLEGHRIEQAKKLFLMIGGIAVQRYGVKLEREQEILESLANMMILTFAMESAYLRAQKRISLGLDNDESSTVAMMTQVYVQEAMDQIEGIAKKALVRMESGDALRMQLSIVKKLTKASLTDVITLKRKIAAKVIVSEQYIV, from the coding sequence ATGTCTACAACGAAGGCAACTTCTTTCGGTGGACGCTTTGTTATCGAGAATAGTGATCCTATGTTAACTACGATTCCAGAGGATTTTACAAGTGAACAAAGAATGATGTCTGAAGCGGCCCAGCAGTATATGGATGCTGAAATAACTCCGAATGATGTGGAGATTGAGGCACTTAATTATGAATTAACGGTTCAATTAATGCGTATTGCAGGAGAACAAGGGCTGTTAGGTGCCGATATTCCAGAGCAATACGGAGGTCTAGGTCTCGATAAAGTAAGTACAACATTACTAGCTGAAACGTTAGCCAAAAGTTCATCATTTGCACTGTCAGTAGGTGCTCATACTGGCATAGGAACACTGCCAATTGTCTTTTTTGGAACAACAGCTCAGAAAGAAAAGTATTTACCGCTACTTGCTACTGGAGAAAAGATTGCTGCTTACTGTCTAACAGAACCAGCTTCTGGCTCAGATGCACTAGGCGCCAAAACGAATGCGAAGTTAAGCGAAGATGGCAAACATTACGTATTGAACGGTTCAAAAATATTCATTACAAACGCGGGCTTTGCTGATGTATTTATCGTCTATGCCAAAATAGATAATGAACATTTTACGGCATTCATTGTAGAGCGTGAAATGGAAGGATTCAGTATTGGGCCAGAGGAACACAAGATGGGTATAAAAGGCTCATCCACATGTCCATTGTATTTTGAAGATGTCCATGTTCCTGTTGAAAATGTATTAGGTGAAATCGGAAAAGGTCATCTTATCGCATTTAATATATTAAATATTGGCAGGTTTAAACTCGGTGCAGCATGCCTTGGCACTGCGAAGGAAGCGATTCAGTTAGCTGCTTCTTATGCTAATGTTCGCAAGCAATTCAATCAGCCAATCTCTTCATATCCACTTATTGGTGCTAAATTAGCAGATATGAACATTGCCACCTTTGTAACAGAGAGTATGGTGTATCGAATTGCTGGCTGGATGGATGCGATGCTGTCTGAAATTGATCAAACATCTTCCCATGTCGCAACTGATAGCGGTAAGCTTGCAGCTAAAGCAATTGGTGAGTATGCGATGGAATATTCAATGATAAAGGTATTTGCATCGGAAGCTTTAGATTTTGTAAGTGATGAAGCTGTGCAGATTCATGGTGGCTATGGATTTATAAAAGAATACAAAGTTGAGCGAATTTATCGAGATTCAAGAATTAATCGCATATTTGAAGGAACAAATGAAATCAACCGCCTATTAATTCCGGGAACACTCATTAAGAAAGCAATGAAAAATGAGTTGCCGTTACTTGATAAAATTCAAGAGTTACAAGCGCAGTTATTAGAGCCTCAAACACCCCCTCAACTGGAAGGGAACTTAAGCTTAGAAGGTCACCGCATAGAGCAAGCGAAAAAGCTATTTTTGATGATTGGTGGCATTGCTGTTCAACGATACGGCGTAAAATTGGAAAGAGAGCAAGAAATATTAGAGTCACTAGCTAATATGATGATTTTAACGTTTGCAATGGAGAGCGCTTACTTAAGAGCTCAGAAACGAATATCACTGGGGTTGGATAACGATGAGTCTTCGACTGTAGCAATGATGACTCAAGTTTATGTGCAAGAAGCGATGGATCAGATCGAAGGTATTGCCAAAAAAGCACTTGTGCGTATGGAATCAGGGGACGCATTACGAATGCAATTATCGATTGTAAAGAAATTAACGAAAGCATCTCTCACAGATGTCATTACATTGAAACGAAAAATCGCTGCAAAGGTTATCGTAAGTGAGCAATATATTGTGTGA
- a CDS encoding long-chain fatty acid--CoA ligase, producing MESQNPQQSNVHDETQKESEIEVTSEEVVDSNEVVEDTFAEAEAEAEAEAEAEAEAEAEAEAEAEAEAEAEAEAEAEAEAEAEAEAEAEAGQSSHRIWHEHYPDDIRTTIDYPEVNIAQFLIDSATNYPHKLAVYFLGKTMTYQQLYIAADRLARGLGRLGIQKGDRVAIMLPNCPQAVISYYGVLLAGAIVVQTNPLYVERELTHQLQDSGAVALITVDLLYPRVERVRGKNPENGPLSKLKSVIVTSIKDGLPFPKNFLYPIKQRKEGFKSVIPYGQDGYVAWSTLQSKKSLSFERPTLAEHHELAALQYTGGTTGTPKGVMLTHRNLVTNTLQTMEWCSRVKIGEERYLAALPLFHVFGLTVLMNMSVKTAGCLVLLPKFDVNEVLKTIDKMKPTIFPGAPTMYVALIQAASKQLSPLDLSSIEVCISGSAALPLEVQEQFENLTGGRLIEGYGLTESSPVTHANPIWGDRKIGTIGLPFPDTDAAIISIETGERLPWGQLGELIVKGPQVMKGYWNRQEATDQVLNDGWLKTGDLAMMDEDGYFIIMDRIKDIIIASGFNIYPREIEEVLFEHPAIAEASVIGIKDAYRGETVKAYIVLKDNYMVSEEQLDSWCRERLAAFKVPHQYAFRDSLPKTMVGKVLRRKLAEEEQQHE from the coding sequence ATGGAATCACAAAATCCTCAACAATCAAATGTTCATGATGAGACGCAGAAAGAGAGCGAAATAGAGGTAACAAGCGAAGAAGTAGTTGACAGTAATGAAGTAGTCGAGGATACTTTCGCAGAAGCAGAAGCAGAAGCAGAAGCAGAAGCAGAAGCAGAAGCAGAAGCAGAAGCAGAAGCAGAAGCAGAAGCAGAAGCAGAAGCAGAAGCAGAAGCAGAAGCAGAAGCAGAAGCAGAAGCAGAAGCAGAAGCAGAAGCAGAAGCAGAAGCAGGGCAGTCGTCGCACAGAATATGGCATGAGCATTATCCGGATGATATTCGCACGACAATCGATTACCCTGAAGTTAATATTGCACAGTTTTTAATAGATTCAGCTACAAATTATCCGCATAAGTTAGCAGTCTATTTCTTGGGCAAGACGATGACTTATCAGCAACTCTATATTGCAGCAGATCGACTAGCTAGAGGATTAGGCAGACTTGGTATCCAGAAAGGTGACCGAGTTGCGATTATGTTACCTAACTGTCCTCAAGCTGTCATATCATATTACGGAGTACTTTTGGCAGGTGCAATCGTTGTTCAGACGAATCCTTTATATGTAGAGCGTGAACTGACCCATCAATTGCAAGATAGCGGAGCAGTTGCATTAATTACTGTGGATCTACTTTACCCAAGAGTTGAGCGAGTTCGTGGCAAAAATCCAGAGAACGGTCCATTATCAAAATTAAAAAGTGTAATAGTCACTTCGATTAAGGATGGATTACCTTTTCCTAAAAATTTTTTATATCCGATAAAACAACGTAAGGAAGGTTTTAAGTCGGTCATTCCATATGGTCAGGATGGTTACGTTGCTTGGAGTACATTGCAATCCAAGAAATCTTTATCATTCGAGAGACCTACATTAGCGGAGCATCATGAACTGGCTGCATTGCAATATACAGGAGGAACAACAGGTACTCCGAAAGGGGTTATGCTTACTCATCGCAATCTCGTTACTAATACATTACAAACGATGGAATGGTGTAGTCGAGTTAAAATTGGGGAAGAAAGATATTTAGCGGCATTACCACTATTTCATGTGTTCGGGTTAACGGTACTAATGAACATGTCGGTAAAAACAGCAGGGTGCCTAGTTTTATTACCGAAGTTTGATGTAAATGAAGTATTGAAAACAATCGATAAGATGAAGCCGACGATCTTTCCAGGTGCACCAACGATGTATGTTGCCTTAATACAAGCGGCAAGTAAACAATTATCTCCATTAGATCTTTCATCCATTGAAGTATGTATAAGTGGTTCTGCTGCATTGCCTCTAGAAGTGCAAGAACAATTTGAAAACTTAACAGGAGGTAGATTGATCGAAGGTTACGGTTTAACAGAGAGTTCACCAGTCACTCATGCTAATCCAATATGGGGTGATCGCAAGATCGGAACGATAGGTTTGCCATTTCCAGATACGGATGCTGCCATTATCTCTATTGAGACAGGTGAGCGATTGCCATGGGGTCAATTAGGCGAACTAATTGTTAAAGGTCCTCAAGTCATGAAAGGATATTGGAATAGACAAGAAGCAACCGATCAGGTACTTAACGATGGTTGGTTGAAAACAGGCGATCTAGCCATGATGGATGAAGATGGTTACTTTATTATTATGGATCGGATTAAAGATATTATTATCGCAAGTGGATTTAACATATACCCTCGTGAAATTGAAGAGGTGCTTTTCGAACATCCTGCAATTGCTGAAGCTTCTGTGATAGGAATTAAAGATGCTTACCGTGGAGAAACAGTGAAAGCATATATCGTGTTGAAGGATAACTATATGGTATCCGAAGAACAACTAGATTCATGGTGTAGAGAACGTTTAGCTGCTTTCAAGGTACCTCATCAATATGCGTTCAGAGATAGCTTACCAAAGACAATGGTCGGGAAAGTACTTAGGCGCAAGTTAGCCGAAGAGGAGCAACAACATGAATGA
- a CDS encoding PaaI family thioesterase, translated as MNEQTRYEQLQELAKSTFWGYLGCELVEANEEHVIISLELADHHKNLMGIVHGGVMMSMLDNAMGLIIMLGTGENTVTATMNTHFLSNVANGKIYCKAELLHSTKRTNTMTASLYNEHNELLAWASGAYRLMK; from the coding sequence ATGAATGAACAAACAAGATATGAACAATTACAAGAACTTGCTAAGTCGACTTTTTGGGGATATTTAGGTTGTGAATTAGTTGAAGCTAACGAGGAACACGTCATTATTTCACTTGAACTTGCCGATCATCATAAAAATTTAATGGGCATTGTACATGGAGGGGTAATGATGTCTATGTTGGATAATGCTATGGGATTAATTATTATGCTTGGAACAGGAGAAAACACGGTTACTGCAACAATGAACACTCATTTTTTATCTAATGTTGCAAATGGTAAAATTTACTGCAAAGCGGAACTTTTACATTCTACTAAGCGTACTAATACTATGACAGCATCTTTATATAATGAACATAATGAACTACTCGCGTGGGCAAGTGGTGCTTATAGACTCATGAAGTAA
- the map gene encoding type I methionyl aminopeptidase, which yields MMQSIVPKTDAEIRRIARAGKIVAGCHKALADKCVPGATTESIDRFVDWYMVEHGAYPAQKGHKGYPFASCTSVNEVACHGFPSSYKLKKGDIITVDIVADYKGWKADSAWTYMIGEVSPQVRQLVKASKAAFRAGLAQAVVGNDISAIGSAIEQRAEKDGFHVIGSFIGHGIGKELHEPPHVHHVRTRASGIKLEEGMVITIEPILSVGSPQIYIAHDGWTARTVDHSLTSQFEHTVAITKAGPKILTKLGSTKRKT from the coding sequence ATGATGCAGTCGATTGTTCCGAAGACGGACGCGGAGATTAGACGAATTGCGAGAGCAGGTAAAATCGTTGCAGGTTGTCATAAAGCATTGGCTGATAAATGTGTCCCAGGAGCAACAACAGAGTCGATTGATCGATTCGTCGATTGGTATATGGTTGAACATGGCGCATATCCTGCACAAAAGGGCCATAAAGGTTACCCATTTGCGAGTTGTACCTCAGTAAATGAAGTAGCCTGTCATGGATTTCCTAGTTCCTATAAGCTCAAAAAGGGAGATATTATTACTGTTGATATCGTTGCAGATTATAAAGGATGGAAGGCGGATTCGGCATGGACGTACATGATTGGAGAAGTTTCACCCCAAGTCAGGCAGTTAGTTAAAGCGTCAAAGGCTGCTTTTCGTGCAGGTCTTGCCCAAGCAGTAGTTGGCAATGATATTTCAGCTATAGGTTCTGCAATAGAACAACGAGCAGAAAAAGATGGATTTCATGTCATAGGTTCATTTATCGGGCATGGTATTGGTAAGGAGTTACATGAGCCTCCACATGTTCATCATGTACGAACCCGAGCATCTGGAATTAAGCTTGAAGAAGGGATGGTTATTACGATAGAGCCGATTCTATCTGTAGGATCACCGCAAATATATATTGCACATGATGGATGGACAGCAAGAACTGTTGATCATTCGTTAACCTCACAATTTGAGCATACGGTCGCCATTACGAAAGCTGGGCCGAAAATATTAACGAAGTTAGGTAGCACAAAACGTAAAACGTAA